In Mycobacterium sp. Aquia_213, the sequence GGCGGGTACGTTGCGTTCCTCGACGAGACATTCCAGCTTGATGACTCAGATGCTAACCGCCGCGCCGAGTTCTACATGCTGTCCGCGGTCGTCGTTCATCGTGACGATCTCGCGGAACTCCGCGGAGGTCTACGCGAGGTCGTTGGTGGAGATTTCTGGCACACCTCCGACGAGCTAAAGACCCCCGAAGGTAGCGCTCGCGCGCGGCGTGTCGCCGAGTTTTTAGGTGACCCCCAAGGCAGCGAGGTGGGGATCGTAGCTATCAAGACCCCCGTCGCCGAGGGTGCGGGTGACGCCGCGCGCGCTGCCTGTTTCCGCCAGGTTGGGCGAATTCTGTGCGCAGGAGGCACGCCGCTGGTCGACGAGGGGGTGCACCTGATGATCCTTGAGCAGCGCCGTATGCAGAGAAACCGCAGCTACGACACCAGCATCGTCAAAGACCTGCGGAAGGAAGGCGCACTCTGCCGGCACTGCCATATGATCCAGATATCGCCAAAACACGAACACTTGCTGTGGCTTCCAGACTTGGTCTCATCGGCGGTACGGCACCATCACCTGGGCCAGAAGAGCGGCGTCGACCTGTTTGCGCCGCTGGCGCACATCCTGCACGTATCGAACTGCCCCTAAAAACAGAGCAGCCCCGGCGTGCCGTAGCTATAGACCGGGGCCAGACAGATCGTGGGGCCGAAGCCGCAGAATCCGTACCTTGCTCGCCTAAGAGTATGCCACTTCCATGATCACGTGTCCACAACTCCATCGAGGGATACGTCCTGTTCAGCGCACTGGCGGCCAGATGTGCGACCGGTCACACCCAGGCCTGTTTTTATTTTCCGCGGCGGTAGATAGAGAGACCGCGACAGGGGTCGCGCATTGTCGCCGCTGAAAATCCGCAGTTCAACGGCCGCACGTGCAATAGATCACGATCAAGCTGAGGTTCATCACTCGGACTCGTCTGGGTAGTCGATGGTGTGCCGCAGCGCGCTGCGCAGGACCCTGATGCGGTCGGGATCCGGAAGCCCTATCTCCGACTGCGGCGCGATCCGCAGTTCACCGCGTTCAGCAAGGTCCCGCAGCTGCTGTTGCTGCTCTTCCGGCAACCTGTCGACGTACTCCTTGGCCATCACCGTCGAGCCGCGAACCACACCCAGATTCCGGTCGGAGTTCGGATGCACGTCGGGGCAGTCGGCCATGCAGCAACCGCACCACGTGTACTTGGCGAGTGTTGAGTCACCGGGATCCTCGCTGCGGATCGACGGCTCCACGCACCGCCCGTCAGCGGTGGGATGCTGCTCGGGGCAGGCGCACCGCTCAGAGGGAATGGCCTCGGTCATGGCTGCAGCATGACACGGCGCACCGACAAGGGGCGACCGAGTTTCGTTGCACAATGCGACCTGTATCGAGACCCCTAGTGGTGCGTACATCCTCCTGATCCGGCGCCGAGGTCGACACGCCACACCACCAGGTAAAGCGTGGAGGGAATACACCACGCGGGGCTCGTTTGCTATTGCGATGGGGGCAAGGGGTTTCACTCCCCTTAGTGCTTATCTCGAAGCCGCAGGTCAACCGCCATAAAGGTTTGCCCGGCACCGTCCGCGTCAAATTGCATGTCAGCAAATCCTGGATGCGCAACTTTGCTCCGACGCATCGAATTCACTTCAGTGAAGTTAAGTCGATTAATCACAACGTATTTGGATCTTTATAGTGCATTTGAGATGGCTTTAACATCTCACCTCACGGAATCACTCCGCAAATTTAGCTGGCTATGAGAGCCGGGCCCCGGCGACTGCGTCAACAGTCCCGGGGCGTGACCGACCGGAAGGGGTCGATGACATGAGTATTGCTCCACAAATGCCTGCCGCCAACATCCCGCTACCCGCCGGCGCTGTGTTCGGTGACGTGTGGGAGGACGGCCATCGCGTCGTTTTCGGCGCGAACCGCGGCACGGATCACCTGGTTGTTGAGGCGACGACGCTCCAGCGCACTGACGGCACCATCGCGGAGCGCGGGAGACGCGACGGACGCCCTATCGATGCGCCGCATCTCGTCGTGCACGACGACACAGGCTCGGTGATCAGGGTCTACCTGGATCAGGCCGCTGGTCTGATTGCTGGATTGGCTGAAGTCGTCGGTGATCTCGAGCGCTGGATTGACGAGACGGCCGATGCTGGCGATCACACCGCGAGACAGGTGAGATACACCCTGCTCGAGGCCACGCAGCTGCTGCTCGGCGAGAACCACGGGCTGCGCAACCCGCAACTCTGGGTCGCCAGACGACTCCGGTCCGGTGAGTTCACGGGTCAGAGGATCGGACGCCAGTGGTTCATGCGGCCGGCCGACATCGAAGCCGCGCAGGATGCCATGGCCTCCAAGCTGAAGCCCCAGCCAGCGCTCGAACCCGAGCCGGAACCAATGCCGGCCCCGCTCATCGTGATCGACGGACTGTCCGCACGCAGCCGCAACCGGTTGATGAGAAGTGCTGGTGCATAGGCATGCGCTCAGGGACTTGGTCGAAAGATAAGGATTCGCTTTACGTTTCGCGGTCTAGAGAGTTATGACTGCAGCATGGATGATCTGCTGACTTCGGCAACGGGGTTGCGTACGCGGCCGGCACGGGAACTTGCTTGGTCACTCGACGGGGACGGGGGTACTCGCGCGGTGCGTACCCCCGCCCAGCGCCGTCCTGAACCGTCCCAGCCGCCTACGGAGCCGGTGTCGTGGGGGTGGGCGTGGGCGCACGTGGCTGCGTTGCTGTTGTCGTGCTTGGGCGCCGCGTTCGTCCTCTGGGTGGTGTTGTCGATCTGGCTGGCGCCGACCGACCACCAGCCGCTATCCCCGGATGCCAACGTCACGCCGCCACCCGCAGACGTGTGAACCGGATACCGGTAGGTGACGTCCAAGTAAGTAATCGGCCCGTCCTCGCCTCCCTTCGCGGGCGGGCAGGTTTTGCTCAATTCTGTCGGCGGATGGTCGTAGGGTTTGAGAATGTTCCTCCACGTCTCGTACCTTGACAACGAGCCCACGCCGTCCGTCTTCTCGATACCGCTGAGCAAGAGTCCGGGTGGCAGTACCCGAGAAGCGACTATTGTCGTGGACCCGTTCGGACCCGATCGCGCGGCCATGTTCGAGGAAGGCTACGAATTCGACCCGGACAATGTGCCGACCCCGGAAAAAGCGGGGATCAGCCTCAACCTTTCATTAGCGGAGGCAGAGGAATTGGCACGACGATTGGTCCTCGTTGTGCAGGCGGCGAAACAGGGCGAATTCAGCGGTATGGGCGAAGAGCTCAACCGCCACACGCGTGAAACACGACTAAAAGAATCGTGGGACGCGCTCATGGCTGACGACCGTGATGAGTAAAGACGCGACCTAGGATCGGCGGACCGAGATCTCACCGATGGGTGTGTCGGTGCTGAGGGCGATGAGTTCGCGGGCCATTTGTTCGATTTCGCCTTCGTGCCGGGCTTGGGTCAGTTGGTCGATCTCGGGTACGTGGATCATGTACCAGCGGCCATCGCGGGTGACGCTGTAGTCGTAGGTACGCACGGGCGGCCTCCTTCGCGTGGGCAAGAGAGCCACCTTAGCCGCAGGTGCGCAATTTTCCCACCTCCGACGTGTTGCCAGATACCCTGTGGCGCATGGGATGCACCGTCGATGAGTAAGAAGGGCGACAACAGGCGCGCCAAAGAGCGCGCCAAGCAACGGGCTAAGTCATTGCGCCGCCGTACCAACCCCCCGGATCCGAACCGCACCCCGAAGCCGAAGCCGAAGCCAGAACCTGTTGCCGAGCAACAGATTACGCCTGGACAACCACTCAAGCGGATGGGGCCACCCGGCTCCCCGAAGCCGAAGACGCCTGCCGGCCCAATCACGCCGGACATCCTGTCGAAATCCGAATACATGTCGATCGAATGGCCACCGGTAGCGCCGGGCGCTCCGTCCATCCAGTTCTCAATGAAGATCACCAAGCGCACCGTGAACCGCACCCGCAAGACGATCGAGATCGAATCGATACCCCTCGAAGACACCATCCACCCCAGGACGCTGCCCTTCGACCCACCGTTGCAGCAGTACGGCAAAGGTGACGCGAAAGGTTTCCGCCACAACTGGGAGAAGTTGGACTACGTGTTCGGGCTACCCGACCCCTACGCCTTCCCCCAAATCCAGGTGCAGCAGGAAGACCGCGAAGGCATCGAGCGGTATATCAAGATGTGCCGGCGGCTTGCGACTTTCAGCGTGATCAACGACGAAACCAAGTTGTCCGCGGCCGCACCCACGGGCCCCGACAGTTGGCGCGTCCAGGTAGTGGACTACCCCAGCGACGAGAGCTTCATGGGCACATCCGCCGCTTTCCGACAGCTGCACAACGACGGTGAGACAGCCTCATTCACCAACGCGCACAATGCCTTGTTCAAGGCAATGAAAGCGTTGCCGGAAAAACACCAATCCACGATCAAATATGTTGTGCCGCAATGGCGTGCCGCCCGCGGCAAGCTGATGAACCAGATGCTCCAAACGCTCACCGCGCTCAAAGCGGGCAATGCTACCCTCGACAACCCGGTCAGCTACGGCAACGTCAACCCCGACGAACTGATACGCACCTTCAACTACGGTGACTCGCTGCATTTCGGAGATTCACGCGGCCAGCTGGATGACTTGCTGGCAGACCCGTTTCATGAGGCGTACTACAAGTACGCCGCCTTGCTCTCGATCGTCGGACTAAGCCATCTATACTTCGGTTTCGCCGTCTTGCTCGATCGTGCGCTTGGCGGCGTGGCCTGACAAGCGTGCCGCATTGTGGTTCGCAAAGTTGTCGGTGGCGCCGAGTAGCGTCCGCGGTGTGAACCTTCGTGAGCGGGCGGTATTCAAGGCGGCGCAGGATATCTGGGCTAGACGGGTAGACCGGTCTCCGCTGACGCCATCGCGCAAGCAACCGGATTCGACGACGAAACTACGCAGCAGATATTGGAGGCGCTTGATGCTAAGGGATACTTTAGCGATGCGCTTCGCGGCGACGACAGAATCGACGCCCTAGCTTTTGATCACTTGTCAGCAAGGCGCCGATTCAATTCTGCGGATCGCGCGGCGACGAATTCGACCGCTTCGACGACGCGGGCCCGGCGCTCCTCGGCGGTAGCCTTACTACCGTCGTCGCAGGTGGGGTCTGGTGTCTGCCCGTCGTGCACGGTTCCATCATCCCACCCTGCGTCTTAGGGTGGGATGACCATGACAGATCAACCAGATCCACCCGAGAATCCGGTCGCCCGCATCATCCGTGATTATCTTGGCGGCGGCCGGCAGGACCGGCTCATCAAGGCTCAGGAGGTTGTGTAAGCCGTCGCCCAGCAGATTCAACCCGTCGGTGTCCCGAGTGAGCGTCATCAACCCACCGCCGCCCGCGCAATGACTTGCAGCGCCGAAAAGCGTTCTGCGCCAACGAGACTACGAAAGCGTCGCTTATGAGAAATCTCGGCCACCTTCTGCCCCCGAGAATCACAGCAGTCGTCGTTGCGATAGCCTTGGCGCCTCGTCATCGAGCAAAAACGTGTCCTCAGCCTTACTGCCGTCACCCTCGGCGGCCGATCCCGCCGGCTTCGTCTCCGGGCAACTTGGACCGACGGACCGTGGCCTCTAACTGTTGGCGAAGGCACGCTCGCATGCGAAAAACTCGGTGCACACCTACGCCGGGTAACTTTCACTACCGGCGGCGCCATCTACCGGGTCAACGGCACCGCTAAGGCGGCTCACAAGTACGCACACCTAGACCAAATTTGGCGTGACAACCCGGACATCCCCGGCACCAAGATCAATATCGGGCCACTACTCGACCGCGGGTTAGCCCTGTGTTAGCAATCGGCCCCATCGTCGCCAGACGAAAGGCTAACCTCCCAATCCATGAGGATTTTCGCTGCGCTAACCACGGCATTCCTGCTCGCCGGCTGCACATCAAATAGCGCACAGCCACCGTCGACCATCACCGTGACAGCGTCGTCGCCGGGTAAATCAACCGCCGCGTCGGGGCCGATCACCCTGCCGGACTTCACGAATCAGAACGCTGAGATCGCCCGGAAGAAACTTGAGAGCCTCGGCTTAACCAACGTAAAGCTGACCTCGGCTAACCCGAAATACACCTTCGTCATCCAAGCGGCGAACTGGACCGTCGTGAGCATGGAACCTCCGGCCGGAACCGTTGTACAGCCCGGCGACCCAGTCATTGTGAAGGTAACCAAACCATGAAGACCATGCGCGACCTAAGAGGTGGTTCGGCTTGCGCGTAACCAGACTCGTCGTTCGGACGTGGCGTAACCTCCGCGACGTCGATCTGCAGGTAGACCCCACAGCGCCCTTGGTTTGTCTGGTCGGTGAGAACGGGACCGGCAAGAGCGCCATTCTTGAACTGCTATCCACCGCGGCGCACCAGTTTGGTATTGCTCAGGGCGTCGAGATGGCCCGCGGCGACCCGTTCGAAGAAGAGCACGACATCGAAGTCGTCGTTTTGGTGCCGCGGACGGATCTGGCGGAGCTTCCCGAGCATCTAAGAACACGACTCGAAGCCGACGGCGAGGAATGGAACGGCGAGCTTCATCTCAAAAGCCGCCGTGTCCTCGCGACTGGCGCTAACGAGAGGATCGTGACGGCTGGCGGAGTTTCTGCCCAGGACCCCTCTGCCGAGCTCGCTCACTTCGTAATGAACCAGATCCGGCAGCGCCTAGAGACGCAGCATCTTTACCTCGATGCCGACCGGGCCTATCCGCCCATACAGATCGAGCCACACCGCCTTGCCGATATTTACCAACAACAGTGGGAAAACCCTGAATTCACACGCCAATGGAGCCACAGGCCCACGCGGACGCTATACGAGGAGTGGATCAAGTACTTCATCGGCGTCGAGGAGCGTACCGCTACCCAGCACATAACAGGCATCCGGCGGGCTCGGGACGCGGGAACGGCCGAGCCGGTCTTCGTTGACCCTTTTGACAGCTTCCGCGACACATTGAACGAAGTGCTACCGCACTTACGTTTCGTGGGCGTCGAAGCGACTTCGCAGCGACGCACTCCGCTCTTCGATAGCGCTGGAATGGAGCTCGCGTTCTCTCGTCTTAGTGGAGGCGAGCGCGAGATCGCCTTTTTAGTAGGTCAACTCGAGCGGTTTCGGCTTCGACGTGGACTGCTGCTCATCGATGAGCCAGAGCTCCATTTAAATCCCGACCTTCTCCGCAATTGGTTGGCCTTTTTACGCGACACCGTAAAGGACGGACAAGTCTGGATTGCGACGCACTCGCTTGAGGCGGTCGAAGTGGCAGGGCCAAGTTCGACCTTCGTCTTTGAACGCGATGCAGCCGCCCGGACGGTCACCAATCCAACCCTGCTCCAGGGACGACCAGTGCTATCGGCGCTGTCGGCCGCGGTTGGATCGCCGGCGTTCGCCATAAGCAGACTTCGATTCGTCTACATCGAGGGCGACCGGCAAAGCCGCGAGCGTGAACGCTTTTACACCGTGTGCGGTGGCCAGGATGTCAACCGCTTCCTCGAGGGCGGGAGCTGCGGCGAGGTGCTGCGGCGACTTCAGTACCTGAAGGATTTGGCCGCGGACACGGACGAACAACTGCACATCGGCGGCGTGATCGATCGAGACTTTCGCCCGGCGGCCGAGCGGCTGCAGATCCAGGCCCAGTCACCTGTACACGTTCTCGGATGTCACGAGATTGAAAATCTCTACCTCTACCCCGAGACAGTGGCTGTGCTTCTGGAAAGGAGCGGCCGCCAACCCGACGAAGCCCGGGTTGTAGTACAGGCCTGCGCGGACGAACTAGCGGGTCTATGGGTGGTACAACATGCTGCAGCCAGGTTCCCGAAGGACAACGACGTTCCCAAAACAGCGATGAGTGCTCTGAGTGACGCGAACAAATCACAGCTGGACGCTGACTGGAATAGCCGACGATCGGTATCTGTGGCCGCAATCGCGCCTGGGGTGCAACAAGATTGGGGACAACTATTGGACGCTGCAAAAACTACCTACGAGACCGACCGGCTGACCGACGACTGGTATCGACGATGCGTAGGCAAGCAGACACTCGCAAAACTCGCCGACGCATTGGAATTCAGGTCCACCGATGCTGTTGAACGACAGGTAGTTTCGTTATGGAACGCCGACGGCGCCGCCTTGCCCCCCGATCTACTCAAACTGCGCGAGTACGTAAACGGACTCGGTTGAGCTGACGACGCCGGATTGCGGTGCTCACGTGGTCTTCCATACCAGCGGTAGGCGGTCCGGTTTTGTCGCGCCCTGGCAGACGATGGCCGGCGTGAAGCCGGGCTCGATCTCGAATTCCGTTATGCGCTTTAGCCATTCGTTCAGGAAGATCGTTAGCTCCGTGTGGGCCAGATGGAAAGCGGGGCAACGATGGATCCCGGCGCCGAAACCCAAATGACGCTGCCGTCGCACCGCGCCGCCGTCAGCTGTCAACACCAACTCGTCACCGCTGTCTTCACGGCCCGCGCTCTCCAGGGCCAGCCACACCACCGCACCCGGAGGGATGGCTACATCGCCGAAAACGACCTCCCGGGTGGTACTGCGCCAGATCGCCGGGCTCGAAACCGCGAGACTAAACGTTCGCGACGTAACGACCTGCGAGAACGTGGAAGTGTTGACGACCCGCAGACAACGCCGTGGACGATTCCGACATACGCGCGGAGATGGTGGCTGCGTGGTGCTTATCGCCCGTATTCGGATTTGATGCGCCCAGACGTACGCCGATGTGGGCGCTACCGTTCAACCATGGCCGAGTACCCCGCACAAGCCTTGGACCTGTCGTGGTTCTACACGCTCAATCTGCACGACCGGGTCAACCTGCTGAACAATCCGCGTCAATCACTCATAGCTCAGTTCGTTGAACGCATTCTCGCCCAAGTCAAACAGCACGGGAT encodes:
- a CDS encoding DUF2511 domain-containing protein; translated protein: MEQKRVLSLTAVTLGGRSRRLRLRATWTDGPWPLTVGEGTLACEKLGAHLRRVTFTTGGAIYRVNGTAKAAHKYAHLDQIWRDNPDIPGTKINIGPLLDRGLALC
- a CDS encoding PASTA domain-containing protein — translated: MRIFAALTTAFLLAGCTSNSAQPPSTITVTASSPGKSTAASGPITLPDFTNQNAEIARKKLESLGLTNVKLTSANPKYTFVIQAANWTVVSMEPPAGTVVQPGDPVIVKVTKP
- a CDS encoding AAA family ATPase, whose amino-acid sequence is MRVTRLVVRTWRNLRDVDLQVDPTAPLVCLVGENGTGKSAILELLSTAAHQFGIAQGVEMARGDPFEEEHDIEVVVLVPRTDLAELPEHLRTRLEADGEEWNGELHLKSRRVLATGANERIVTAGGVSAQDPSAELAHFVMNQIRQRLETQHLYLDADRAYPPIQIEPHRLADIYQQQWENPEFTRQWSHRPTRTLYEEWIKYFIGVEERTATQHITGIRRARDAGTAEPVFVDPFDSFRDTLNEVLPHLRFVGVEATSQRRTPLFDSAGMELAFSRLSGGEREIAFLVGQLERFRLRRGLLLIDEPELHLNPDLLRNWLAFLRDTVKDGQVWIATHSLEAVEVAGPSSTFVFERDAAARTVTNPTLLQGRPVLSALSAAVGSPAFAISRLRFVYIEGDRQSRERERFYTVCGGQDVNRFLEGGSCGEVLRRLQYLKDLAADTDEQLHIGGVIDRDFRPAAERLQIQAQSPVHVLGCHEIENLYLYPETVAVLLERSGRQPDEARVVVQACADELAGLWVVQHAAARFPKDNDVPKTAMSALSDANKSQLDADWNSRRSVSVAAIAPGVQQDWGQLLDAAKTTYETDRLTDDWYRRCVGKQTLAKLADALEFRSTDAVERQVVSLWNADGAALPPDLLKLREYVNGLG